Within Microbacterium oryzae, the genomic segment GCCACCGCGACGATGAGCCCGAGGAGCAGCATGAACAGGATGCTCACGCGGCGGGTGGGCACGCCGCGCGCCTCGGCGGACTGCGGATCGAGCGAGTCGAATCGGAGCGGGTTCCAGATGAGGAGCAGCCCGAGGAACACGACCGAGCTGATGACGATGAGCCAGCCGAGGTCGGGGTTCGACACCGACACGATCTGGCCGGTCAGCAGGCTGAACCGGTTGGCGCTGCGGCCCTCGTAGAGCGACAGGAAGAGGATGCCGAGACCGAGCCCGAAGGGCATGAGCACGCCGACGACGGAGTTGCGGTCGCGAGCGCGAGACCCCAGGGCTCCGATGATCAGCGCCGCGACGACCGCGCCGAGCAGGGAGCCCACGACGACGCTGCCGCCGAAGAGGAGCGCGGCGGCGGCGCCGGCGAAGGAGAGCTCGCTCACGCCGTGCACGGCGAAGGCCATGTCGCGCTGCATGATGAAGACGCCGATCAGCCCGCCGACGATGCCGAGCGCTGCGGCGGCGATGACGGAGTTCGACACCAGCTGCAGCAGGGCGCCGTAGTCGTCGAACGAGAAGACGTCACTCCAGGCGACACCGGGCACCCTCATGCGTGCGCCTCCGCGTCGTGGTGGTGATCGTGGTCGTGGTGCTCGTGCGGATGGTGCGGCTCGGCGTCGGGGATGCCGACGACCACGAGCCGGCCGCCCGCGCGCAGCACCTCGACGGGTGCGCCGTACAGCTCGCTCAGCACCTCGGTGCGCAGCACCTCCGCGGGCGACCCGAAGGTGAAGCGCCCGCCGGCGATGTAGAGGATGCGGTCGACGGACTCGAGGATCGGGTTCACGTCGTGCGTCACGAACAGCACCGCCGCGCCGTGCTCGCGACGCTCCCGGTCGATGATCGCGGTCACGGCGCGCTGGTTGGCGAGGTCGAGGCTCGACAGCGGCTCGTCGCACAGCAGCAGAGCGGGGGCGTCGGCAAGCGCCTGCCCCACCCGCAGCCGCTGCTGCTCGCCGCCGGAGAGGGATCCCACCGGGTCGTCGGCGTAGCGCGTGGCGCCGACCGCCTCGAGCAGCGCGTCGACACGGGCGTGGTCGCCACGGCGCGGAATCGGGAATCCGAAGCGCGCTCCGTTGACGCCGAGCGCGACGAGGTCGCGCGCCCGCAGGCTCGTGCCCGGGGTGAAGGGCCGCTGCTGCGGGATGTACCCGATGCGGCGGTTGCCCTTCCGCACCGGCTTCCCCTCGACGCGGATGGCGCCGGCGCTCAGCTCGCGGAGGCCCAGGATCGCGCGCAGCAGAGTCGTCTTCCCGGACCCGCTGGGCCCGAGCACGGCGACGAACTCCCCCGGCTGGATGGCCAGGTCGAGCCCCGACCAGAGCTCGCGTCCGCGCAGGCGCAGGGCTGCGCCGGAGATCTCGAGGACGGGTGCGGACATGGTCCTCACCCTATCCCCTACTGATAATCGTTCTCCGAGGTCGATGCGAAGGCCGGACGAACTCACTCGCCGCTCGTCAGCGCGTCCTGCAGCGCGGATACGTTCGACGCCATCCACGAGACGTACGTCTCGCCCTCGGGAAGCGTCTCCGCGTACTCGACCACCGGCACGTCGGCGCCCTCCGCCGTCTCGATGATGCGCGCGGTCTCCGCGCCGCCGGTCTGCGCGTTGGCGACCACGACGTCGACGTCGCCGCCCTCGATCGCCTTCGTGGCGGCGAGCAGGGTCGCGGGGGCGACGTCCTGGCCCTCCTCGACGGCCTCGGCGAATCCCTCGGTCGTCACGTCCTCGAGCCCGGCCGCCTCGGCGAGGTAGCCGCCGACCGGCTCTGTGAAGAACACGTGCGAACCCTGCGCCTCGTCCGAGACGGTCTGCAGCGACGCCTCGAGGCCCTCGATGTCGGCGAGGAGCGCCTCCTCGCGGGCGGCGATGTCGTCGGCGTCGTCCGGGAGCAGCTCCTCGAGCTCTCCCGCGAGGCTCTCGACGAAGTGCGCGACCGTGTGCGGGTCGTACCAGACGTGCTCGTTGAAGCCCTCGATGTGGTCGTGACCCTCGTGCGCGTCCGCCGAGGCCTCGTCCGCGTGCTCGTGGTCGTGCTCGGCCTCGTCGCCGTCCTCGTGCCCCTCGTTCCCGGGGTACGCGTGCGAGAACTCGACGACCGTGAGCACGTGCTCGGTGCCGGCGGCCTCGACGAGCTCCTCCATGAAGTGGTCGTAGCCGCCGCCGTTGAGGATGGCCAGATCGGCACCTTCGACGGCGAGCTGATCCCGGGCGGTCGCCTCGTAGGAGTGCGGGTCCTGTGTGGGCGAGTCGACGATCGCGCTCACTTCGGCCGCGTCGCCGACCAGCTGCTCGGCGAGCGACGCGTAGACGCTCGTCGAGGCCACGACGGCGATGCCGTCGCCCTCGCCGGAGCCGCCCTCCGCGGCGGCACCGCCGCCCGAAGCGCATCCCACGAGCGCGAGCGCGGGGACGGCGAGGACGGCAGGGAGGAGCAGACGGCGTGCGATCATGACACCACCCTAACTCAAATGAGAATCATTCTCGAATCATTCGAGCGTGCGGCTGACGACGAAGCGGGGCCCGGCGTCCACCGGGCCCCGCTTCGTGGTGTCGTGCGTCAGACGAGCTCGGCGCGCAGGGCCGCGGCCGCCGCGCCCACGTCGGGGGCGCCGTAGATGGCGCCGCCGACGACCGCGACGCGCGCGCCGGACTCGGCCACGGCGCCGATGGTGCTGACGTTCACGCCGCCGGCCACGGAGAAGGGCACGCCGGACGCCTTGCCGTCTTCGAGGAGCGTCGAGAAGGTGAAGCCCTCCTCGGCCTGCTCGTCGAGGCCCGCGTGCATCTCGACGAACTCGGCGCCGAGCGCGAC encodes:
- a CDS encoding metal ABC transporter permease, producing the protein MRVPGVAWSDVFSFDDYGALLQLVSNSVIAAAALGIVGGLIGVFIMQRDMAFAVHGVSELSFAGAAAALLFGGSVVVGSLLGAVVAALIIGALGSRARDRNSVVGVLMPFGLGLGILFLSLYEGRSANRFSLLTGQIVSVSNPDLGWLIVISSVVFLGLLLIWNPLRFDSLDPQSAEARGVPTRRVSILFMLLLGLIVAVAVHIIGALLVMALLVTPAAAAMRVSHGPLAVPLLSALFGLVSAVGGILLAIAGTLPVSPYITTISFAIWGVCRLISWRRDRAVRSAEEADLDIAVPAAA
- a CDS encoding metal ABC transporter ATP-binding protein, which codes for MSAPVLEISGAALRLRGRELWSGLDLAIQPGEFVAVLGPSGSGKTTLLRAILGLRELSAGAIRVEGKPVRKGNRRIGYIPQQRPFTPGTSLRARDLVALGVNGARFGFPIPRRGDHARVDALLEAVGATRYADDPVGSLSGGEQQRLRVGQALADAPALLLCDEPLSSLDLANQRAVTAIIDRERREHGAAVLFVTHDVNPILESVDRILYIAGGRFTFGSPAEVLRTEVLSELYGAPVEVLRAGGRLVVVGIPDAEPHHPHEHHDHDHHHDAEAHA
- a CDS encoding metal ABC transporter solute-binding protein, Zn/Mn family, with product MIARRLLLPAVLAVPALALVGCASGGGAAAEGGSGEGDGIAVVASTSVYASLAEQLVGDAAEVSAIVDSPTQDPHSYEATARDQLAVEGADLAILNGGGYDHFMEELVEAAGTEHVLTVVEFSHAYPGNEGHEDGDEAEHDHEHADEASADAHEGHDHIEGFNEHVWYDPHTVAHFVESLAGELEELLPDDADDIAAREEALLADIEGLEASLQTVSDEAQGSHVFFTEPVGGYLAEAAGLEDVTTEGFAEAVEEGQDVAPATLLAATKAIEGGDVDVVVANAQTGGAETARIIETAEGADVPVVEYAETLPEGETYVSWMASNVSALQDALTSGE